The genomic DNA CCAACAGATAGAAGAAGTAAAATGCCTGATCAATATAATCCCTGTTTGGGCTTCTGGTATTATTTGTTTTCTTGCTTTTTCTCAACAAGGCACTTTCACCGTATCACAAGCCCTAAAAATGGACCGACAACTTTCACCAAAGTTCCAGATCCCAGCAGGTTCACTGGCAGTTATATCTATGATTACAATAGGGTTATGGGTTCCACTCTATGATCGTGTTATTGTGCCATCTATACGAAAAGTCACTAAACTCGAAGGTGGTATCACAAACCTACAAAGGATCGGGATTGGAATCCTTTTCTCCGCTTTATCAATGGTTGCTTCCGGTATTTGTGAAAAGATGAGAAGAGACTCTGCCATAGCGCATCCTAGTCCAGATGGTATCGCACCTATTTCAGTCATGTGGCTTGCACCACAACTTATATTAATGGGATTTGCTGAGGCGTTCAATCTTATAGGACAGATTGAATTTTATTACAAAGAATTTCCGGAGACAATGAAAAGTCTAGCAATTTCTTTAGTTTTTGTTACTAATAGCGGGGCTAATTATCTTAGTACATTGGTGGTTAACATCGTGCACAGTACGACTGCAAAGAACGGAAAACCTGATTGGTTAACAAAGGATATCAATGAAGGGAGAGTTGATTACTTTTACTACCTTATAGCACTAATGGGAGTAATAAATTTGGCTTATTTTCTAGTTGTATCTCGACGCTATCGTTACAAGAGGGCCAGGATGGTTGGTGATGAAAAACCTGGATTCGACGTTGAGCTTACTGGTGAAGTCAAGCAATGAAGGAGACTTAAAGTTGAACTGAACAGCAACTTATTATAATTGTAAACCTGATGTCTCAAATATGTATGAGATTGATCAATTATGATTTATATCTATGAATTGGCTGTGCCTAATTGTTTGATTGAAGTTATCTTTTGAACCTTTTAAACCTCAATTTAAAATAACAGAGAACTGGAAAATAGTAAATCAGGCTCCAACCATTTCGAATGACTAAATTGCTCACACAGGGAATACAAAAGCAAGATTTAGTAAGCATATAGATGTAGATAAAAGCTATTTTTGTTGGAGGAGCACTAGCTTTGGCTTGCAGAAGTTTTACAAACATCTCAGTTTAAGGTATAACACACTTAAAAGCATTATCAGTCCTGGTGTTTTGGCATTTATGCCGCCGAGTTTCTCCATGGCCTTTATCCATCCCATGTAGCTTCCATGAACAATATCAATGTACTGGATCTTTTCTCCTCTAAAGTACCTCTTCCATTTGCTGCATTTTACAAAAGCCTCCTCCAAATTACCATTGCTTCCTCTTTTGGTTCTATCAATGCACCTCTTTCCTCCATCTGATCTGATTTTTGCCCCCGCAAATCAATAGAACCAACTGTGAAATGTTATGGTAACACTCCAGAGTCGGGCATGAGCAGCAGCGCCATCATAAGGATTAGAAGGTATTATCATAAGCTACAGATTTGTAGGACGGAATACGAAAGTTGGACTTTGGTGGAAGTGTGTACTGCTAGACAAAGATTCTGATTTATTCAATTGACAATTGGCAGACACGATGAATTGAAAGTTACAAgcaattatgtataattaattaaaacaGCTCATACAAGAAATCTAGACCAGAAACAATGAAGACAAAAATCTCCAACCTACTTATTTACTCTCACAAAAGAAACACACATAACATAAAAACTGATAAGCATAGTTTGTGATGAAATCAACATAGTTTCAAGTAGCCGTGGCCTTGGCTTGCATCTTGGTAAGGAGTTCAATGAACATCTCGGTCGTGGGCATAACATTCTTAACAACATCATTCGACAAAAAACTGTCAACCCATCCGAAGAGCCCTGGTGTTTTTGTTTCCTCAATCAAATGACTCCCACTCATTTTTCCCATAGCCGTTATCCATCCAAAGGAACTTCCTATAATAAGATCAACGTACCCAATATGATCTCCTCCAAAAAATGCCTTCCCTTTGCCACATTTCAGAAAAGCTTCCTCTAAAAATCCCAGTCCTTCGTCTACTCGCTCTTTCAATGCAACCTTTTCCTCCTCTTTGGCTGCACTTAGTTCCTTCAACAGAGGTGCAAACTGCGAAAAATCATAGTCTCATAAATAGCATGTTAAAAAATATGATCAAAATAAAAACCCCTGTACCATACTAACTAACACctcaaaattattatttttgcCCAGTCATCTGGAGTGATGatcttttttttttttgcaaattgACCTGATGAAGTTACTAAAACTGAATGTTGCGATATTTCTTAATACTATTATTATCATTTTATCAAACTTTAAGAAGTTACCTTGTCTTCAAAATATGCAGCCCAGAATCGAGCAACAGCACGATCATGAGGATCAGAGGGAAGAATAGAGTAACCATTGCCAGTCCAAGTCTCGTCGATGTACTGTACAATGATCCCTGATTCACAGATGCACTTGCCATCGTGGATTAGTACAGGAACTTTCTTGTGAACAGGGTTAGACTTGAGTAGAAGATCACTTTTGGATCTCAAATCCTGTGGAAGAAACTCGTAGTCAACTGACTTGAGATTTAGAGCAATTTGGACCCGGTTCGCATATGGGCTATAAATTGTTCCTAAAACTTGGACACTTGAAGCCATGAATGTTGAGTAATTTCTTTATATTTAAGATGATATTGAAAAAGTTGGATGAGACTCAGCAAACTTAGAACTCACTATTTATAATGTGAAAGTTCTGCTTGAATAGTTGTATCTTAACATATattatcaaaaataaatatgtttatattatgaTGCACACAATGGTCCTGAAATTAAAAAACTAGTGTAAGTTTGAAATTGCAGGCCTCTCTCAATATATTAATCATGCATGTAGTGACATTCAAGCCATTATTTGCAGGGACCTCACATTTTATAATTACATTTCTGGATCATAATTTAAAGCAAAATCAAATCTAGCTAAGAACTAATCAAAAGTCTTTATCTTTTGACTGAATTTTATAAAACTTATGATTGGACTGCGCTAATGTAAATGTTAGAAGAAGCGTTACATTATATAAGAGTTTTTTGGCCTATTATAACACCTCTTTTGCAGTGTTACAATAACTACAAAGCTAGTGTTGCGGAGAATTTCCGGTGTTCACAACATGTAACACTAACAACTGGtgttatattaaatatttttgtaatttttaaaaatattaaaatagaaatattatcatatattagtattatttaattatattccAATTTACTAGTGAATGATCAATGTAACATATAATATGATTTAAATCTAGAATTTCTTATACATAAATTCAAAgactttttttttattttcctatttaatcaataacaattaaataattaaaaagaaaaattgaaaataaaaataaaataaaaatattcacGATTTACTAAGTGAAATATTTGAGCGGTATTTCCCCCCAAGCGAAAACTTCTTCGATAAATCTCTCACAATCTCACTCTGAGCCTCCTCTCCCACTTCATTTGTTCCCTGAAGGTactctctctcgtctctctcttGTACTGGCTACAACAACGATTACAAACTCTTCTTCTTTCTGGTTAGATTTCTCAATTTTAGTTTTTTGTTTGATTTGTAAATAATATTCAGAGGTTTTGAACTTCTTAGCATCTTCTTCTCCCTGCTTCGATTAGTAATTAATTTGTGTTTTACTAATTAAGATATTTGAGTTGGATGTTTGAGTAATTAGGGTACGAATTAGGTATTGTAACGATTAGGTGTCTCGATTACCGGATTTGGCTGCCAAATTAGGTTTACACCATTTTAAGTTGATCTCTCTGTATTGATGTTTTGTGcgattaattaattttatttataaatgtGTATGGTGAAATGAAACATATTGGATTTTATATTTGTTAGGCAATTGCGGATGAGGCGAAAACAAGACATCAGGATACTATCTTTAAAATTATTGATTTGGTGAGTTTAAATATACAAATATATAAAGTATATTTGGATATGTCTTGTTAGTAATGTATGATGTTATAATTATCGAGTTTGATGATTAACTAGAATGTATAATCGATTGGTTTCATTTCTGATTCATTTGGAGCATTCTAGCAATCCTCATTAAGCAACTTGTACTGAAAAACTAGTACATCTGTATGGACAGCAACAATGGTATTTATAGGACCTGGCAGGACTTGCTGTTATCACTTGGGTTTAAATTTAAATTTGGCTGCCATGATTGGAATTTCAAATAGCTCACCTAGATCATGTTTAATTGTATTATGTTGGTGTAATGTTTTAATTATGTTTAAATTGTGGGTGAAAATCAGGAAATTTCAACCCCCGTGGATGATGTAGTAGATAAGGCCAAATCAGGGCAGTTGACAGAGACTACTAATCCTAATCGATGGCGGATGCTTACCCTGGATGCCTTAGACACCGGAAACAAGGTTCACTAATATATATTCTAACATTTGTTTCATGATACATCTGTCATAAGACTTTCATTTATGAAACTTCTAAAACCAGGTTTCTCgaattttatatataaattcaGGAATGGTCTTTTGGTACTTGGATCAGGGGGTGTTCAAAAGCTATGGATGTGGGATTCTGATGAACATAATCCAAGTGGAAAAGGTACTAAAGATTTACAATTAAGTCTGTTTTCTTTCCTTTTACTTCAAATACTTAACTTAATATATGTGGGGGACCTGACATAATCATTGGGATTTTACAGGACACTGTAAAAGTTATTCCACAGATATTGCAATCAGCTAGTGGCCTTCTTATGGCCATTGACATTGCAGGAGTTCACTTTGAGGAAGCTTCTCCATGTATGGACCTATCCAAGAATGACTTGTACGCAGTGTCTACTAGTGTCTGCTAGGCTGCAGGGTATGTTTAGATACGCAGTAATTCCTCTATTTAGATATGTTTAGATAGACTATTAATGTGTTGATTAGCATATATTGTTTGTAAGATGAGTAGAAGTCGTAATGAACGATTTAGTTAATGTATATACAATATTGAGACTGATGAGGTAATATTTGTAATTTGTCTTATCAAAATTGATTTTAATAGTACTGTGTTGACTTGCGTAGGTAAAATCTGTACTGAAAGGCCATCGGAAGCGAGTGACATGTTTGGCTTTCCCCACCAATCTGAATATCCTGATTTCCTCAGGAGCTGATGCTCATGTAAGTTACAGATTTCTGCATTTACTCATAAGGGTGTGAATGTGTGTTAACATCAATTTAAAACAGAAGCAACCTTGTCTTAACTTTGTGTGTATCTGTTCCTTCCCACACACAGCCTAAGCTATTTACTAATATATCCATTGTACTTGTCAGATATGTATATGAAGCACTGATATTTGGGAAAAATGGAAATCTTTCCCATGGCAACTACCAACTGGTCATTTGCCTACTGGTGATGCACGAGTACAGTTTCATTCTAATCATGACCGGGTTAGTCGATACAAGTACTTTAATTCAGGAAGTAGACTTGCTACAAGGTCTCACTGGGAGAAAACGCTTATAATGAATGAAATCATAATCGGTTAAGTGAATACGAGGTCAGTAGTCTCAAAGATGACATTGGATTTTCTAGAGGATGGTGGGTGGTACAAAGCTAATTATAGTATGGCTGATCATCTTGAATCGAGCCACAACCCAAGTACAACTTTTGTGACATCTCCTTGCAACAACGGAGCATATTACTGTAATTGGACGCAATTATCGGGGTGTACATACAGTAGGAATGCGGAGGGGAATGAACCAATTGCCACACTTAGAGTTAATTATGTAATTTCTTTTATTACACTTGTAAAAACAACTTTGTTGTTTTCAATACTTTTTAAATGTTACATATGCCTATTATAGTGTAATGTATTTTAATTTAGTGTTAGATTACAAATGCTACTATTacttaattaaaaaaattagcGTTACAATTGATAGAACAGACTGTTACAATAAGTTATATGGGACCCATAGGTGGTCCCCCTTATGCAATCTTGATCAAGCTATTGTATCACTCATTTTGCGTTACATTTGGTTCTGTTGGTGTTACAGTAGGTGCCTATTGTAACATTTTCCTCTTTTTTACAATATATCAGTGCAATGTTACATTAGGGTGTTTATCGTAATGCTCGTATACGTAACGCCccctggtgttacaatagacctattGTAACGCTTTTTTTAGGGGGGTAAGTGAGGTCAAGCCTCGTAAATTAAAATTAAGAGAGAAGGAATGTACAAGGGGGATCCTTCTCAAAAATTTATATGGAACAAAACTCCAAAAGAAATTAAGAAAAGgatcaaaaataaagaaaaaagaaaaaaacatAAACCTAGCCCACTCCACAAAATTGGGCGTAGAATGAAAAATCCAAAGCTACTAATTCACACTATACCAAACAAACACAAAAAGATCCCCTCTAGTTGGCCCAGCCCAAGAAAACACCAAGGCATACCCCTCTCGAACCAACAACAGCTTGAGGAGACTGAGACAAGCATAAAGAACATCACCTGCAGAAGCTTTATCCTTACTCGAATCTGCCAAAACTCCAAGCCAAACCAGCATCCCTACTCGAAAAAAACCAGAGCTAATATCATGGTCTGCGGAGCAATAAAAACGCAACAAAGTACTCCATCTCATCACAAAAAAACCTGGCCAGAAAACAATCCTGAAGCACGATCTTGAAAACATGTTGCATACCCGACACAAAATCACTACCTTCCCCCTCGCCTTCGAAGTCAACCTAAATCCACTACCCTTGCCCAGCCTCTCTCTATTACCCAAACCCACAACATAACCTAACTTACTGATAAAAACGAAACGAAACCAACAAGACCAGATTAAGTCATCCCTCCTCTTCAAACTCCACTCATAAACCCCAGCCTTTATACCCTTCTTGAAACAACCAAAAAACACCTCAAAGACCAAACCTATTACAACTATACCACCCCACAAGAATCCACCAACTCCCGCCCAAAATAACCACCCAACACCCACAAATTTGAAACCCCTGAAACAATCCCACTATTCAAAAGAAACCCACCAGAACCCCCGAACCTAATCAGTTTTCCAGAAACAACCCTCCTCCCaagaacacacacacacactcatcCACACACGCACCTACACACGCAACACATACTCACACCAACACacaccacacacacacacactaataCACAAAACAAGAATACAGGCCAACAGCAACAGACACCACCAACTCAGCAAGAAATTTCCTTGAAAACTCCTAGATACCACAAACCGTTCCAAAAATACAGAAAAACAGCTAGGATAATAAAACCCAACAACCAAACACACAGTCTCCAGGACTTTCTAGATTACATACCAACTCATTACTTACTTTTGGATTGAATGGAGCTCAAGATCAAAACCCCATTTCTCTAACTCTTGTTTCACCCTCACAGATTTAATCAGGGACAAACCCCTAATTTTATTCCGAATATCAACAAAAATGTCCTGAATAATCAGCAAAGcagatttattcaatttttgaaaaatcctcCTATTACGCTCAAGCCACAAGTGATAAATAACAGCTGCCAACACCAACTTATTAAATAACACAAATAAAGACTTTCCCTTCCAATTTGTAGCAGCATCTCTAATAACATAATCCCAAGACCCCTGATACTCCAAACAATAACCCATCATCTGAAATTCTAGCAGAACAAAACGAGAGAAATCACACTGAAAAAATAAATGAGGAATCGAATCAGGAGGACCCTCACAGAAAGGACAAACCACACTATACTGAATTTGCCAAAATTTTAGTCGATCTTGAGTGAGCATCCTGTTTCGAACAACTAGCCACAAAGAGAAACAATGTTTGGGGATGCTTTTAGAAAACCAAATCAGATGTCACCATCTTACTTTGTTACTACGAACTCTGATGTCTTACCAGACATGGTGAACACTAAATTGCTCAGCTTTACCCACCCTCGAAATCAAAACCACCCTATCAGGATTATCAGAAAAACAGGGATGAATATCCCTTAGTTGAGGGATCTTTAACAACAATCCCTGCGGCCAAACCCAACCTTCATTACTAATAAAATCAACAACTATATTGGATTTATTCAACCCCATCTCCTTAATATTTCTGTGACTGCAAACCTGAGAGAACAGAAAATTAACAGCCCAAGTGTCGAACCAGAAATTAATATTCAATCCATTGCCCAAAGACTTCCTAATAAAAGGACGAATATCATTCCGTAAGTCAAGAATATTTTTCCAGCTCCAGGGGGCATCCCAGGGTACCTGAATATCCCAAAAATTTTGACCCTTTATACGATAAGGGTGAATCCATTTAACCCACAAAGAGCAGTTATCTGAAACAATATTCCAAATATGAAAAGCCATAAGAGCTCTATTCCAACAACGCAAGGATTTAAGCCCTAGTCCCCCTTCCTGCTTCGGAGTACACACGTCCTTCCAAGCAACCTTCGCCTTACCTTTCGAATACACACCTCCTCCCCAAATAAAATAGCGAATCAGCTTCTCAATACGCTTTGTAACTGAAATGGGCAGGATAAAAATGGAACCCCAAAATACTTGTAAAGACATCAAGACAGACGTCACAAGCTGCACCCTACCAGCATAATTCAACCACTTATTTTGCCACGCATCAATTTTGTCACGCACTTTTTGAATTAATGCCTTGCAATTATTAACCCAGAGCCTGGTGGATAAAAGAGGAACTCCCTGTtgggaatatgttatgaacttgatgatttcattaacaaaacacattagtatattcaacttagtgtattatgttgcactcaacggataaggaatatagtcccgatggatgactcaatatagtcccgacggatgatgatttattatccatcgagtgattagcgtatgtaataataagtcatgtaaCACATctctgcaaacacctttgtttagattctgtagtagcatataagtcatgttgactttagttagatatgcagaataggttgattaattgtacatagatgatgtcttataattctgcataaatgaaatgaagtcaagtgccaaatagctacccgacggatgatcaacaaagccaccccacggatgatcaacaaagccacccgacggatgatcaacaaggcaacccaacggatgatcatgtacccgacggataatcaattcaaacatcagttgacagtgataacatagtcacatgcgtcgagtgtatgcaaaggaatgtggaagcctattcaactgggtttttgagaacaaagaagcattgccatttccatgctattatgaagatattcaaagatgttggaatagagtaatggagcagcatagtattagacttgataggttttgttttattatcttgtcttattactgtgtaatcttggtgatatataaaccaagagtagcaaatagaataattcgaagactaagcaagtatttttcaaagagaaacatttgtaagctgtatccttaacatttctctgcaagtttagttgttcttattttgtaagcagctgtgagctattcaagcttcacagagttctcttgatatatatatatatatatatatatatatatatatatatctagtggatacattcaaatccaccagaaagttttaaagacttgtgtttttattaatttgtgttttgattcatatttaacttgtcattccgcactttgcaaatcaaaacactgtcatttatattttaagttagaacattttataattcagaaaaagtttcaagaattccattcaaccctcctttggtaattcttgttgcattgttaaggactaacaattggtatcagagctagctcttgaagaataaagagtttaaagatcacaacaaagagcaagatgaacaagaaggatgttggagtcaagattatttttctggacaaagacagttaccatcactggaaggtaaagatgcatcttcatttactttctcaagatgaggcctatgtagattgcatagagagaggccctcatgtaccaatgagagctgcaactggaaatgagccatcagttcccaagccaaggcatgaatggtcagatcctgatattgaacaagtcaggaaggacaagaaggccatgaatattctgtttaatggagttgatggtgacatgtttgataacatcatcaattgcaaaactgccaagaaagtttgggatacaattcagattatctgtgatgacactgaacaagttagagaaaacaagatgtagttactaattcagcaatatgagcatttccactttgaagaaggtgaaactctcactgatatctttagttgattttaaaagctaataaatgctctaaagctgcatggaagagtctaccaaaccaaagattctaacctcaaatttctgagatccctaccaaaagaatggaaaccaatgatagtctccttgagaaactcacaaTAATACAgggagtttacactagagagactgtatggcattctaaagacttatgagcttgaaatagagcaagatgaaagaatggagaaagggagaaagaaaggaggatccattgcactggttgctgagttaaaaagagagaaggagatgaagatataagctgttgagtctacttcaaaggtctgtgaaaacaagggcaaggggctagtagcagaaaatgaagattctttgagccaaaatgatatggatgacattgatgaacatctagcatttctttccagaagattttccaagctcaagttcaagaagaactttggagcagctaagccaaatagaaacatggtggataaatcaaaattcaaatgtttcaaatgtggcttggcagggcactttgctagtgagtgtagaaagtcagattccagcaagaagaagtttgaacctgtggattataaacataactattttgagtttctcaaacaaaatgaaagggctttcattacacaagaaaataactgggcagcagatggtctggatgaggatggagatgtcagctatgtcaatctagccctaatggccaagtctgatgaaatagagacaagctcttcaagtaatcaagtaattaccactaaccttgcacatttatctaaagctgagtgtaatgatacaataaatgacatgtctacataattatatcatttgcgtgttacacttaagtctcttactaaggaaaatgataaaatcaaagaaaataatttgtttttaagtgagaggaataatgtgctagaatctcagttcattgaatttgaaaaagtgagaattgagtgtaaaattgctaaggatgaattaaccgagtccttgaagaaagaagagatcttgaagaagcagcttgaatgagaataagaggtgattaaggcatggaaaacatctagagatgttcatgctcaaatcaccaaagttgaaggtattgagtccttttgtgatgcatcctggaagaagaataaggagaagatggaatccaatttggttgaaggagtgctaacagatgtggactcgacggatgatgagagtcatccgtcggataatcacaaggattatccgtcgagtgatataaaccctcatccgtcggctgtgagcaaacctgtgagtaaagccaaacttgccaagttaaatgaaaagtatggatcagtttccaaaaacatcatttcaggagaatctagtcaagtgaggaaggagaagaaagtgaatgttggacatctgtctatcaagcaattgaatgacagactagaaaagattgaggttaaaatagaggctaaaaggaaaaacaatagaaatggtaaagtggggattaacaaatataacaactacacacctgataagtatgctccaagaaaaatttgtgttaagtgtggtagaaatcatctgtctgttaattgcaaaaatGCCAcgcctacttccatatctgtgccacctcctttttccaacataaatgccatgccttctatgcctatgaatgctatgtctacacagaatatgaatgcacaatttgctaatatgccatttgcacctaatccttattatgctgcatttagtatgcctcaaatgccatttatcatgccctactggaataacatatttactagtagcatgccatttcctgttaatcaaaatgtgcaagATAATtatgttgtaatgaatggtttcaaaggttcaactcaaatgactaaggatgaatctgatatccccaagtaaaatgagatcaaacctaagaaacagaagaagaaagctaacaaggcaggacccaaggaaatatgggtaccaaaatcaacttgatttgattttaatgtgtgcagggaaacagaaagaatctgtggtacttggatagtggctgttcaaaacacatgactggtgactctaccctgctcacagagtttaaggaaagagctgacccaagtattacttttggggatgacaacaagggttatactgtgggatatggcttgatttcaaaggacaatgtcatcattgaggaggttgccttagtggatggtctcaagcacaatttgttgagtatcagctagctgtgtgacaaaggcaattcagtaaccttcaactcagaagcctgtgttgtgactaacaagaggagcaacaaagtggttctcactggtgtgagaaaaggaaatgtgtacttagctgacttcaactcatcaaatgcagaatctgttacttgtcttctcagtaaagcaagtcaagatgaaagttggctatggcacaagaagctatcccatctaaacttcaagaccatgaatgaacttgtaaagaaagaactggttaaaggcattcctcaagtggagttttctaaggatggactgcgtgatgcttgccaaaaaggaaagaagattaaagcatcattcagaaagaagcttgattcaataattgaagaacctttacaactgctaaacatggatttgtttggaccagtcaatgtgttttccatctcaaggaaaagattttgcctagtaattgtggatgatttttcaaagttctcttggacatatttccttaagtctaaagatgaggctagtgaaatcatcatcaatcacataaggcaagtcaacaatcatcctgatttcaaagttagaagaatcaggagtgacaatggaactgagttc from Apium graveolens cultivar Ventura chromosome 5, ASM990537v1, whole genome shotgun sequence includes the following:
- the LOC141725061 gene encoding topless-related protein 3-like yields the protein MADAYPGCLRHRKQGMVFWYLDQGVFKSYGCGILMNIIQVEKDTVKVIPQILQSASGLLMAIDIAGVHFEEASPCMDLSKNDLYAVSTSVC
- the LOC141725060 gene encoding protein NRT1/ PTR FAMILY 2.13-like isoform X2, encoding MNCFTQVLFMAELSQFTYMRGMVCLTLVVSVPDLHPPKCTDKQANLNQCVGPTSSQFGMLILGLGFLTIGTGGIRPCSLPFGLDQFDSTTDKGRRGITSFFNWYYVTFTIVLIIALTVVIYIQDSVSWILGFALPTGFMAFSIVLFFVGMRIYVYIKPEGSVFSGIAQGLMVAYKKRKVKLPEDGARHGVYYDPPPVGTSALSKLALTNDLRFLNKAAIILDGDVKADGSKANAWKLCSVQQIEEVKCLINIIPVWASGIICFLAFSQQGTFTVSQALKMDRQLSPKFQIPAGSLAVISMITIGLWVPLYDRVIVPSIRKVTKLEGGITNLQRIGIGILFSALSMVASGICEKMRRDSAIAHPSPDGIAPISVMWLAPQLILMGFAEAFNLIGQIEFYYKEFPETMKSLAISLVFVTNSGANYLSTLVVNIVHSTTAKNGKPDWLTKDINEGRVDYFYYLIALMGVINLAYFLVVSRRYRYKRARMVGDEKPGFDVELTGEVKQ
- the LOC141725059 gene encoding glutathione S-transferase U17-like, with amino-acid sequence MASSVQVLGTIYSPYANRVQIALNLKSVDYEFLPQDLRSKSDLLLKSNPVHKKVPVLIHDGKCICESGIIVQYIDETWTGNGYSILPSDPHDRAVARFWAAYFEDKFAPLLKELSAAKEEEKVALKERVDEGLGFLEEAFLKCGKGKAFFGGDHIGYVDLIIGSSFGWITAMGKMSGSHLIEETKTPGLFGWVDSFLSNDVVKNVMPTTEMFIELLTKMQAKATAT